The DNA window CCCGCCCAACCCTCCAACCCAATCCAAACTCATCGCCCATAGATATAGGAAGCCACTCATCAGGTGCCATCAGCCTTTGACGTAATCCTTCCAAAAACTGCCTGTTACCCGGGGTTAACGTTAAACAgtgggaaaagaaagaaatttAAACAGTTTTTATCTGAATTTCTGCAAGATTTTGGGACGGTTTGGCTTGTTGAAGGTAGAAGGTAGAGGTGACACGAACCACAGTCTAGGGCATTGCAATAGCGTGTTTCGCAGCCGTGTGTCTACTTAAGTTGCTGTTCCCCTGTTTTGCAGCCGCTTTATTCTGGCTTTAATaacattctttttttttattttattttatttgatTGTAATTTTCTTCGTTGTGACTCTTCCATCCTTTGTGATACTGTGGATTGTGCAGAAGAAGTGGGCAAGATAGACTGCACATACCCGAAATAATGCGAGATTCCAAGCACAATGGAGATAATGGGGATATATATGAGTGGAAACACGGAGATGGGGCAGATGGAGCCGCAGGCGGCCCCGTTTTTGGAAGCGGAAATGTCAACTCGTCAACGTTTGATTCCATGCTGGAGGCCCTCCCAGATGACATAAACTTTGCAAACTTTGCCAAGTCGAGCTCAGATGTTAATGGGTTTTTCGATTTGGAGTCACCAACTGTCGAGGAACCGAGTAATGAGCATGACGATGGTCATATGCTAGATACCAACCAATTGACAACGGAACCTTCACACGAGGCTTATCCGACTATATTTGATGAAATGATGACTGCATTAGATCCCAGTGATGTTACTGCTCCATCAAGGAAGAGTGGGGCCACTGCGTCCGTACCAATTGATATTGCTGAGAGTGCACCGAATAATAATATGCAAAACGGGGAGATTGCGCAACTTTGGGATTTTACTGTGGATACTTTGCAGATGACGCCAAGCAACTCGAGCGACTCAGCAACGATAAGTGCTCCTAATAGTTACAACTCGGAAAGCGGCGCCTTCCAGAACGGTCATGGGATGACGCCCATTGTGCATCACGAGGGGAACAAACTAAACACAGCATCGAAGACCTCGTTGTTTTCCAATTCTTACAACAATACAACTAATATTCAGAACTTTCCCACCTCCCCATCTGCATTGCATCATCACTCCCAAAACAATAGCAGCGGTAATAATAAGGGAGGACGCAACTCACTACGGACATCCAGAAAAGCGTCGCTTTCCAATGTCAATGAAATGATGGCGGGCGCATCCGTGTTCAAAACAGTAAACTCAAACAGCTCTATATCAATACCGTTGACGGTATCAAATACAAGTAATTCCATACGGAAAAACCAATCTTTCCCAAGACAATTGTCCTCGTGCTCCCTTGCAAACCTGAACAAAAGGACTACAGATCTATCCACGGGCGCGTCCAGCTCCATCATGCATAAGAAACCGACAATCCAGTGTTTCAATTGTAAAACTTTCAAGACACCCCTCTGGAGAAGAGACACAGATGGCAACACACTCTGCAATGCTTGTGGgcttttccaaaaactgcATGGGACCATGAGACCGCTATCTTTGAAGTCCGATGTCAtaaagaagaggaacacTAAAAAGAGAACCAAAAAGACTCAGGATTCCAATAACTTGGATAATCCTAATTGTAATATACCGAAAAATATAGTGCCGAAATCTATTTCAAAACCCacggcaacaacagccACCACAGTCATGACCACCaacacaaagaaaaagacgaGCTCAACTGTAACCACTACGACAACAGCGACCAGTGCTGGGTCGATATTTAACAACAACTCACA is part of the Huiozyma naganishii CBS 8797 chromosome 4, complete genome genome and encodes:
- the GLN3 gene encoding nitrogen-responsive transcriptional regulator GLN3 (similar to Saccharomyces cerevisiae GLN3 (YER040W); ancestral locus Anc_3.539); the encoded protein is MRDSKHNGDNGDIYEWKHGDGADGAAGGPVFGSGNVNSSTFDSMLEALPDDINFANFAKSSSDVNGFFDLESPTVEEPSNEHDDGHMLDTNQLTTEPSHEAYPTIFDEMMTALDPSDVTAPSRKSGATASVPIDIAESAPNNNMQNGEIAQLWDFTVDTLQMTPSNSSDSATISAPNSYNSESGAFQNGHGMTPIVHHEGNKLNTASKTSLFSNSYNNTTNIQNFPTSPSALHHHSQNNSSGNNKGGRNSLRTSRKASLSNVNEMMAGASVFKTVNSNSSISIPLTVSNTSNSIRKNQSFPRQLSSCSLANLNKRTTDLSTGASSSIMHKKPTIQCFNCKTFKTPLWRRDTDGNTLCNACGLFQKLHGTMRPLSLKSDVIKKRNTKKRTKKTQDSNNLDNPNCNIPKNIVPKSISKPTATTATTVMTTNTKKKTSSTVTTTTTATSAGSIFNNNSHTGGYTNSLSTSNLSKLNGGFMTHGRRNSNSSSVSSKSSSSRSVVPILPKPVAFSGQPGYTSANNSAASSPRYISTQHTSNSPLQQGLFSSSASGRTGGISIGRRKLSRNASNSSSFVANSLQNLHQQHRNQSYSVDTPNGWNSPHTGKFQPVHQNSSPSTTSNGNFDLFNADGHAATQKSIPSDKRNTHTSLLSQQLQESNPLEYTGGKPSANTALQISDSQLPRQNSPSVGRTVPNTNIYTESVQFQRHGSFQQQPLSIQQTQTQQQQQQQQQHQHQQNKHNTLSKISDDLDWLKFGI